TGTCTTACGTTCAATAATTTTATAGTAAACCTCTTCGGTGATTTCTTTATTCTGAATATTCCACAACTGAAGAATTTCACCATCACTCAACGTACGACCTAACTCTGCAAGATAGCGCACAATAATCTCTGAGTGCGTGTAACTAACATGAAGTAAGGCAGTTGAAAGCACGTAATCACCCACTAATACAGCCACCTTATTATCATAATCAGCATTCACACTCGCCTGCCCTCTGCGAGCAGCCGCTTCATCAACGACATCGTCATGCACAAGTGAAGCCGTATGTAAAAGTTCCAATCCCACAGCCGCATGCTGTGTTGCTTCAGAAACCTTACCAAAGTTCTTAGCCATCAGAAGGATGAGAATAGGACGCATACGCTTCCCTGCTCGTTGCTTGATATGGTTCAAAACCGTACGCAACAAGCCATCTTCGTGGTCGAGAGCATGATTAAAAAGGTCGATGAAATCGCCTAATTCTGTCTCAATCGGCTGTTTTATGAGTGAAAGAGTATCCATTTTTGACTTTAAATTTGATACAAATTTACTCATTTTATCGGAGATTATGGAAGAAAATTAGTAATTTTACAGCTAAAAATAGAATAATTAGTTATGGCAAAACTCTTCCTTATTGACGCTTATGCGCTCATCTATCGTTCATACTACGCATTTATCAAAAGTCCACGTATCAACTCTAAGGGCTTGAATACATCTGCTGTTATGGGCTTTTGCAACACCCTGAACGAGGTTCTTACAAAGGAAAAGCCAACGCATATTGGTGTAGCATTCGATCATGGAAAGACTTTTCGCCATGACGCCTTCCCTGAATACAAGGCGCAACGTGAGGAAACTCCAGAAGATATCAAGCTTTCTGTTCCACTTATCAAGCAAGTGCTTGAGGCAATGCATATTCCTATTCTACAGGTAGATGGCTTCGAAGCAGATGATATTATCGGTACTATAGCAACTCGCTTTGGAGCCGATGGAATCGATACTTTTATGCTTACACCCGATAAAGACTATGGTCAACTCATTGGTCCTAACGTCTTTATGTATCGTCCTCGCCATGGTGGCGGATACGAAATATTAGGAGAAAAGGAGGTAGAAGCAAAGTATGGCATCCCTACCCCAGCCCAAGTCATCGACCTCTTGGCGTTGATGGGCGACTCAGCAGACAACTTTCCGGGTTGTCCTGGTGTTGGGGAGAAAACCGCAGCCAAGTTAATCAATCAGTTTGGAAGCATTGACAATATGCTCCAACATACTGATGAGATTAAGGGTAAACTACGTGAGAAAGTTGAGAATGCCGTAGAGGATATTAAAATGTCAAAGTTCCTCGCAACGATCCGAACAGACGTTCCAATGCAACTTGACTTGGATGAACTCAAGGTTGAACAACCTGACGAGACCAAATTGCGTGCGATATTTGAGGAATTAGAGTTTAAGACACTTATTAACAAGTTTCTTAACAAAAGTGAAGTAAAGCCAAAAGTAGACAATAATCAGCTTGATTTATTTGCAGAAAACACGACCAACGAGTCAGATGAGCCGAAAAATGCGAAATTTGAGAGCATAAAAACGACCCAACATGAATATAAACTCGTTGAAAATGAGGAAGAATTACGTCAGCTTTGTGACTTTTTTATTACAAAAGAGTTTGTAAGTATAGACACAGAAACCACTTCGACGGATGCAATTAGTGCTGAATTGGTAGGTTTGAGCTTCTCGGTTGAAGAAAAGAAGGCTTTTTATGTTGCCGTACCAGCCAACTATGAAGAGGCGTTAAAAATCGTTCAGATATTCAAACCGCTATATGAAAGCGACAAAATAATGAAAATCGGACAGAACATTAAGTATGACTATGAAGTGTTAACCAGATATGGAGTAACACTACAGGGTAAGATGTTCGACACGATGATAGCCCACTACCTCATCCAACCAGAGTTACATCATAATATGGACTACATGGCTGAGACGCTGCTCGGCTATCAAACCATTCACATTGAAGAACTACTCGGTCCGAAAGGAAAGAAGCAGAAGAATATGCGCGACCTCTCCCCTGCTGATATTTATGAGTATGCTGCGGAGGATGCCGACATCACTTTGCGCCTGAAAAACGTACTTGAACCACGTTTAAAGGAGCTTGGAGTGGAAGAACTCTTCTGGAATATAGAGATGCCATTAGTACGTGTATTAGCTGATATGGAGCTAAATGGCGTATGCTTAGACACTGAAGCACTGCAAGATACGTCAAAGATATTCACTGAACGTATGAAACAATACGAGCAGGAAATATATAAGGAGGCTGGAGAAGAATTCAATATCTCAAGTCCAAAACAAGTAGGTGACATCCTCTTTGGCAAGTTGCAAATTATGGATAAGCCTAAGAAGACAAAGACAGGACAGTATGTTACAAGTGAAGAGGTGCTGCAGAGCCTTGAGAGTAAGAGTCCTATCGTACGTAACATCCTTAATTACAGAGGTATGAAGAAGCTTCTTAGTACCTATATCGATGCCCTTCCAAAGCTGATTAATCCACGTACTGGACATATTCACACATCATTTAATCAGGCACTTACAGCCACAGGACGACTCTCTTCGAGTGATCCAAACTTACAGAATATTCCTGTACGCACGGATGATGGTAAGGAGATACGCAAGTGCTTTATCCCAGAAGAAGGCTGTCTGTTCTTTTCAGCCGATTATAGTCAGATAGAGTTGCGTATTATGGCACATCTTTCTGAAGACGAGAATATGATGGAGGCTTTCCGTGAGGGCTATGATATCCACCGTGCAACAGCTGCAAAGATATGGCATGTAGATATAGATAAGGTGACTGATGCACAGCGAAAGAAAGCTAAACAAGCCAACTTCGGTATTATATATGGTATTACTACCTATGGACTTGCTCAGCGTATGGACATTTCAAATGGTGAAGCTAAAGAGCTGATAGAAGGCTATTTCCGTACTTTCCCAAAGGTACAAGCCTATATGGAACATGCGAAAGAAGAGGCAAGAACCAAGGGTTATGCTGAAACACTTTTCCATCGTCGTCGCTATCTTGCTGATATCAACAGTCGTAACGCCACTGTGCGCGGTTTTGCTGAGCGTAACGCCATCAATGCTCCAATACAAGGAACAGAGGCAGATATCATCAAGGTGGCAATGGTTCGTATCTGGGAACGCTTTAAGAAAGAAGGTATTCGCTCAAAGATGATTCTCCAAGTGCATGATGAACTTAACTTCTCTGTCTTCCCAGAGGAGCGTGAACAGGTGGAACGCATTGTTATCGAGGAGATGCAGAACGCTTATCCACTGAATGTCCCATTGATAGCTGATGCCGGATGGGGCAAGAACTGGTTGGAAGCACATTAAAAAAGAAGGAGCCTCCCCCAACCCCTCCGAAGGGAGGGGAGCGCAGATAAAAAGAGGGATGAGGATAGATAGGAAATCAACTGGTGATTAATTTATAGACTATAATTTAATATTAAGAAGAAGCCTCCCCCTGCCCCTCCGAAGGGAGGGGAGTGCAGATAAAAGAGGGATGAGGATAGATAGAGAATCTATTGATGGTTGTTTTATAGACTATAATTTAATATTAAATAGATTATAATTAAATAACAAGTATGAAAATGGGGGTAGATTCCAACTTTATAAAGCATAAATAAAGAGACTAATAACGGTAAATAGAAATTGAGGAGATGAGCTGCAAAGTCGGTAAAAAGTATGAGTAAACATACTACCCTACCCTTCTGAGCGAATTATTTACATGAAGAAAAAGAATTATTTTCATGAAAAGAAATATTTATTTTCACGACAAGAAATATTTATTTTCATGAAAATAATTTAGAAAGGGGGCTAAAAGTAGAAGTCAAAAAGGGTGAAATATTCCATCATCTATCTTGCATAGAATACTGAAAAAGGGCTTTTCAACGCCTTAGAAGTAGTGTTAAAATATAGAAAAAGTCTATCCATTTAGCTTTTTTGGCGTAATTTTGCAATTTAATCAACCAGAGAAATTTGAATGAGTCTTACTAAGATAGTAAACAAGTTGTATTTCCAGCCGCGTCGCAGGGAGCTTGAACGCTACGTCACGGATGGAGAGGCTATCCAGCGGGAAGTCATGCAATACCTCGTTGAGCGGGCAAAAGACACCGAATACGGTCGTAAACACCTGTTCTCAACGATTAAGTCATACGAGGACTTTGTACAGAACATTCCAGTCAACACATACGAAGAATTGAAGAGTGACATCGACCGTATGCGCCACGGAGAACGTAATATTCTGTGGCCAGGACAGGTGAGATGGTATGCCAAGTCATCAGGTACAACCAACGATAAGAGTAAGTTTATTCCTGTTTCTCACGAGGGATTACAGACAATTCATTATCAAGGTGGTAAGGATGTTATCGCTTACTACCTTAGCAATCATCCAGAAAGCAGACTCTTCAGCGGTAAGGGTCTCATCTTAGGTGGTAGTCATTCTCCAAATTATAACCTGTATAATTCGCTTGTTGGTGACCTCAGTGCCATCCTCATAGAGAATATTAATCCACTCGTAAATCTATGTCGCGTACCTAAGAAAAATACTGCCCTACTGAGCGACTTTGAGGTAAAACGCGACCGAATTGCACACGAAACACTGAACCAGAATATCACTAATATATCAGGCGTTCCTTCATGGATGCTCTCTGTGTTAGTGCGTGTAATGGAACTGAGTGGTAAGCAACATCTGGAGGAGGTATGGCCAAATCTGGAGGTGTTCTTCCATGGTGGTATTGCTTTCACACCTTATCGTGAGCAGTATGAACAGCTCATTACCAAGCAGGGCATGAACTATATGGAGACTTACAATGCCTCTGAGGGCTTCTTCGGTATACAAGACGACCCAACAGACAGCAGTATGTCGCTTATGCTCGACTATGGCGTATTCTACGAGTTCTTACCTATGGACGAGTTTGAGAGCGAACATCCAAATATCGTTCCATTGTCAGGTGTGGAGATAGGACGCAACTATGCAATGCTTATCAGTACTGCCTGCGGCCTCTGGAGATATGAGATTGGAGACACAGTGCAGTTCACTTCGACCAATCCTTTTAAGTTTGTTATCACGGGTAGAACCAAGTATTTCATCAATGCCTTTGGTGAAGAACTTATCATGGATAATGCTGAGAAGGGACTTGAAGCAGCCTGCAAGGCTACTGGTGCACAGATATCAGATTATACCGCAGCCCCAATGTATATGGATGCGAAGGCTAAGTGCCGTCATCAGTGGCTCATTGAGTTTGCAAAAGCCCCATCTTCACTTGAGGAGTTTACTAAGGTTCTCGATGATAAACTACAGGAAGTCAACTCTGATTATGAGGCAAAACGCTTCCATAACATTACTCTTCAGCCACTTGAGATTATTGTTGCACGCAAAGACCTCTTCAATGACTGGCTCAAGATAAAGGGTAAACTCGGTGGTCAACACAAGATTCCACGCCTTTCAAACAGCCGTAACAACTTAGAAGAATTGCTGAGTATGAACCAGTAAGGACGGAAGACGGTAAAAGGATAAACCACCTTTAAAGAATAAAAAAGTAAAAGGGTAAAAAAGTAAAACAGCGATATGAAGAAGATAAGACAAAGATATTGCCAAGGAGTAATGGGTGGAAAGGATGGCTTTTCAGCTAAGGTCAGCCATTGCCTTTCGGTGTTTTACCAACCACGTGTTTTACCATTCTACCTTTTTACTCTCTTAGTTATTGTTCTTTCTTCATGTGCTAAGATGGGACAACCTGATGGTGGATGGTACGATGAGACTCCCCCAAGAGTGTTAGGAGCCTCCCCTACTGAACGAGCAACCGACGTAAACAGTAAGAAGGTGAATATCTATTTCAACGAGTTTATCAAGTTGGAGAATGCATCAGAGAAGGTTGTTGTCTCTCCTCCACAGATTGAAGCCCCTGAAATTAAGGCTACTGGTAAACGTATCACAGTAAGTTTACAAGACAAGTTACAGCCTAACACCACCTATACCATCGACTTCTCTGACGCTATCACGGATAACAACGAGGGTAACCCATTAGGAAACTACACCTACAGCTTCTCTACTGGCGACCATATCGATACACTCGAAGTGGCTGGTTATGTGTTAGAAGCTGAGAATTTAGAGCCTGTAAAGGGTATTCTCGTAGGTCTTTACAGCAATCAGAACGATACAGCTTTCCAGAAACAACCTATGCTTCGTGTCTCACGCACCGACAGTCGTGGTCATTTCAGCATACGAGGTGTTGCCAAGGGTGACTATCGTATCTATGCACTACAGGACATGGACGGCAACTATATGTACAATCAGAAGAGCGAGAAGTTGGCTTTCACGCCCGAAATCATCATGCCGTCATGGAAGCCAGACATACGACAAGACACACTATGGATTGACTCCTTGCATATCAAGGATATCAAACAGGTGCCTTACACCCACTTCCTTCCAGATGATGTGGTGCTTAATTCCTTTACACCAACACAAACAGACCGTTACTTCCTCAAGTCTGAACGCAAGGAACCCAACCACTTTACGCTCTTCTTCAGCTATGGTGATGCCGACCTTCCACAGATAACAGGACTCAATTTCAACGCTAAAAATGCGTTTATAACAGAGCCAAGTCTGAACCAAGATACGATTATCTACTGGCTGCGTGACACTGCCCTCGTCAACCAAGACACACTGCGAATGCAGATGCTTTATAACATGACGGACAGTGCAGGTAAGCTTGTCTCTAAGACAGATACGCTGGAGATTCTCTCAAAGGTGCCTTACGCGAAGCGTTTAAAGCGCCAGCAGGAGGAATACGATAAATGGGTTAAGAAGCAAGAGAAGGCAAAAGAACGTGGAAAAGCATTTGAAACGACAATGCCTGTCACACCTTTGGAGGTCAGATATAATGTTCCTTCGCAAATGGATCCTGACCAAAACCCAACATTCGAACTCCCCACCCCTATTGCAAAGACGGATACGTCCAAGATACATCTTTACGAAAAGATAGACTCCTTATGGTATCGAGCGAAGTATAATTTCGGTGCTGAACCTGGAAAACCGCGCTCTTTGAAGTTGGTAAGTGCATGGGACCCAGGACATGAATACAGTGTTGAGGTTGATTCTGCAGCCTTTACAGACATCTATGGTAAAGTTTCTGCAAAGTATAAGCAGGGTGTTCGTATCCCATCAATTGACGAATATGGTACGCTAATAATGACCTTACAGAACATGGAAGGTAAGAACTGCTTGTTGCAGTTGCTTAATGAAAGCGACAAACCAGTGAAAGAGGCGTACGCAAAGAACAACCAAGCAACCTTCCATTACATCAAGCCGGGCAACTACTATCTACGCCTTATCGTCGATGATAACGACAACGGAAAATGGGATACGGGTGATTATGCAACCCAACGACAACCCGAAGCCGTTTATTATTACCCGAAGGCTATCGAGTGTAAGGCTAAGCGTGATGTACAGGGAACGTGGAATCCACGTCTACTCCCACTCTACAAGCAGAAGCCTGCAGCTATAACAAAGCAGAAGGCTGATGCGCAACGAAAGATAAAGAGACGTAATGCCGAACGCGCTCGCAGTCTTGATATCTCACTACCTGACGAGCTTCTCAACTCGGGTCAGTAGAAACAAAGGAAATGAAAGAATGAGGGTGTGTCAAAATAGACACATCCTCTCTTTTTATTTCTAAAACTTATTCCATCCACGAAAAGGGTCAACAGTTTTTCTCAAAACAGTCGACCGTTTTTTAAAGATAGTCGACTATTTTTTCAGAAAGGGTTGACCTTTTTCACAGAAAGGGTTGACCTTTTTCACAGAAAGGGTTGACCTTTTTCACGAAAAGGGTTGACCTTTTCTTCAAAAAAAGAGGATATGTCTATTTTTGACACACCCCCATCCATACGACAAACCCCCACATCTATCCCCTACCGTCTTAAGGTTAGGAATAACGAGGGTGCTTTTATTAAATAGATAACGCCCCGCACCATTGGTGCGAACCATCAGCACCATTGGTGCGAACCGTCAACACGACATGTGCTGAGCATCAAAACATCGGTCGAAAATGAGAAGAAAAAATCTTCTGAAGCCTTATTAAGACTACTTTTCAGCCAATACAGCTTACTATCTATTAAGATACAGAAATACCAGAAATCAATGCTAAGATTCGGCCCAAACGGCTGTTACGACAACGATAAAGCAGCTTATAAACCAAGAAAGAGCCATAAACGCCTGTCAGAAAAGCAAGGATAATATAAACGACATTATCAAAATGGGTAAATCGCATAAGTATTTGTAAACTCAATGCTTGAAAGATTCCATGATAAAGATAGATAGTATAAGAAGCAGGAGAGAGATGATTAAGGAAACGAAGTCCATATTTTGCGTATAAGCACGCCAAAGCAACTGACATTAGAATACCCTCCATTGCAAAGAATAAATCCATGAGAGGGCTTTTATTTACGCGTAGACCGATAATTGATACTACAAACGTAAATAGGAAGACAAAGAAGGCTGTTTTCCCTTTATCAAGAAAGCGCATCAAAAGAAAAGGGGAACATGGAACTGATAAAGCCAATCGGCTATCGTACTCTTGGGCTAAAAAAGGAATCCCCGAGTACTACCAAGAGGGTAATGAACACATGGAGAAAGGAGAATTCAGCTATCTTTTGTTTCATTTTATTCGTTTTACTTGGTCACCTTCAGCATACCATACACCATCGCAGCCAACTTTCTCTGCCTTTAGAAACAACGATTTCAACTGCTTTCTGTTTGTTATCTCTTCGTTAAAAAGGGGCTAATACCTCTTTCCTAACATAAATGGTAAGTAGCGATAGACGATTGCTACAATACCGCTTGCCACTATACAGACTAAAGCATAGGCTATCAGTACACTATAGTAAGCCCCATGATAGTCTAACCCCACCTTCTCAAGTGCTAAAGATAAGCAAAGAGGAACACCTCCACAGACGAAATAATAAACAATACTATGCGCTCCAACCCATTCTAACAGCTTGCATCTTGGCAACTGCTTACAAACATTAACAAGTAAGAAAATGCTCGTCAACATATCAAGAAAGAATAGGAAATAAGAGTCTATACTCATTGGGTATATCATCGTATGCACCCCTTTGCACGTTGCATAACCTTTTATTATTATAAGGGATATAAAGAAGAATGATGTGTATAATGGTGTGTTGATACGGTTGAAAACTTCTTTTCGACTTTGATAAAACCATCCGATATAAAGGAAAAGAACTGCTTGCAGGGCATTGTTGATACACCAGGGATAATCAGTGGATTGCTTCGTTAAAAGTACTGAACCAACTAAAGCACAAAAGGAGAGAAGGAATAAGGGAATAACTTTTCCGCGAGTTATCCACAAAAAAAGGCTAAAAACAGTTTCAGATACTATCAAGGCAGCTATAAACCAAGAGGCTCGACCTGTCAAGATAGGTAATAATAAACTCTCCCAGTCTATACTATGACCATGTACTAAGGCTTTCGGAAGTGCCAAAACCATAGTAAATAGAAAATAAGGAAGAAGTAAACTACGCCCTATTGAAAACATCTTACCCCTCAAAGAAAAGCCTTGCTGTTTGTACATTAGGTATCCTGACAGAAAGAAAAAGACGATTAGAACATTCGAAACATACCAATCATAAGGAATAAGATTACTTCCTGTATAATAGATTTCAGTATGATCCAGTAATATAGATAACATACAGAAACCTCGTAGCATATCTATCCAATGCTCTCTCTCTTTCATCATGTACCCTATTGATAATACATCATTTTAGTTGTTTATTATAGTAAAATCATTAATATTCTTGGTCTATCTCACAATCGCCACCTTACAAACAACACCATTGTTGCCGTCTTCATCAGCACTTTCAACCATGTAAACACCTGATGCTACGGGTTTACCAGACTTGTCTTTGCCATCCCAAATAAAGCTACCACCATTGCTAATACCCGCTGCAACGAGTACACCATTTGCAGTAACAATCTTCACATCTGCGTTCATCGAGAGTCCAACAATGGTGATTGGGCCTGTATAACCAGGCCTAATGGGATTTGGATAAGCGTATGTATTGTCCCCACTCGGTCGGTCTGATGGTGTCGTCGCATCGCTCATATAAGAGCATAAACCCTTGTCCGTACCAAAGAATACTTCGCCTGTTGTGTTGTTGATAGCGATAGAAAGGATATTATCTGATAGAAGCTGACTATTTGAAGAGGTGATATGTTTCACCTGTGTCATATTATCGGCACTAATAAGATAAACGCCATTCGCCTTTGTTCCAAACCATTTTCTGCCTCCTCCATCAATAGCCATACAGGTGACATCAATGCCTGACAGGAGGTAATCGGCAAGATTGGTACCATCATTACGAGGCACTTTCACCTGCGTAAAAACAGCTGTTTCAGGATTATCAATAGCCGAACGAGACAATAGAAGTGGACCGATAGTAGTCGTAACCCACACATCTCCATTCGATAAAGGCATCACACTATGAGGTACTAAGTCCAAGTTCGAACCATCCTCATTGACAAATCGAGTGAAAGAAAGCAATTTGTCTGTTGTTGATTGATAACAGAACAAAGCCGGATAGTCCCAGTGATCATTACAGAACCATAAGTTATTGCGATTATCGAAGACCATACTTGTTAGAACCGAGCCCCCTACTCCATCCTTCATAAGGGCTGGCTTACTGAAAGAAGTCATCTGTCCATCTGCAGAAAGACGCAAGAGATTCTCTCTGGAGGCTTGACTATTCAATATCCAAAGGTCGCCTTTATTATCAAAACGGAGCCCATTAATAAGCACGTAGTTGTTTCCTAACTCCCGTCCTTTATACATTGCACCTTGCAACAAGCTGTTGTCTTTGTTATAATAAGCCTTTAATTGTCCATCAAGAAACTCGTATAAGCCTGTCCTTCCACCAACAAATACATGGTTTGCGTTGCGTGGATCAACTGCGAGAACATTGTTATCAAGATAGTCGTAGCCCGTTTTTAATGATAGATTCTCTTGATAATTCGCCCACTCACCATCGTGTAGAATCTGTACAGAACCAGGTGTATTAGAATCTACATAACCTGATTTAAATAGACCAGGAACGGTATATAAACTGTTATTAAGGTATTGGATATAGGTAAAACCATTATACTTTGGACCGCCAGGATTAAGTGTTTTAGCCTGTGCCAATAGTGCTGCATCAGCTATTCTTGGACGCTCTACATAAGTTCCTACACTCGTCCAGTTGTTTCTATCGAGGAGATTAGCAGACAAGGCAGCACGATATAGTCCGTTACTTTGGCTGGCAGCATAGATATAACCGCCCTCAATATAGCTGTAATTGACAGGGAAAGAGAGGTTATAACTGTCGCTTATCTCTGCTTTAGCAACATTGAGTTTGACAAGTCCAAAACCTGTAGAAAGGTAACAATAGACGCCAGACATATCAATACCATTGACGGTTTTGTCTACCATTGTTGTCTTTAGATAGTAATCCGGCACATTTGTAACATTACCTCTATCGTCTAATAGGTCGATATTATTATTCGAATAGATAATAACCAACCGACGAGCTGTCTTATTCCAAGCAATGAAACGGATATCCGTATCGCTCAAACCATTGACTTTATCGTAGGTCTTTATACTCTGATCGTTCTTGTTATAAGTATAAAGGCTATTGGAAGCAAGCACATACAGCTTATTACCTCCTTCTTCAACCCATTGTACATAACTGTAAGCAAGATAATTCTTCCACGTTCCTATACCGCCAGCAAGGGCATTACAGTAAGCTAACAAGATGAAAGCCGCAACTAAGAGATATCGTTTTATTATCATAGTGTATTCTTTTCGTGATGAATATAATACATCAGTTTGTATACATTAAACAAGAAAATACTGGGATTATTGCCTTGAAGATGTTTCTTTATGTGTTGTCCTACAAGGAAATAAACTGCATTAACCAGCTTTTGTAAGTGCAGTTTCTTTATTTTCTCAGCAGTTTCAAGCAGTTGAGAATAGCCTTTCAGTTGGTTACGGAAGGTATATAGTGTGCGAAGAGACTGTTCAGTTTTATCCAAGAACTCACTGTTTGATTCAAAGAAATCAAGTGTTATGGGGTTATCGATATGCGTGATTGCTATATGATCCATGGCAAGTGACTTACCAAAGAGTACATCTTCATAGCCGTATTGGACGAAATTCTCATCAAAAGAATGTTCCATCATGATGTCTTTATGTGCTAAGAAGTTTGTCGTACGAAAGTGTTTTGTAGCATGACACTGCCTATCTTGCGGTGTATTTTTCTGTTCATACGCCTTCTCATAGCGGTATCTGAGATTGTCTTTCCATATGTCTGGATCCCCTCCTATCCTTATTCCGCCTACAACAACATTGCTTTTTGTCTGCAGATAACGACGAATAAAGTGCGGATTGTCTAATGTTAGATCTCCATCTATGAAGAGAAGCCACTCTCCTTGTGCCTGCGAAATGAGGAAATTACGGATAGCTGAACGCCCAACGTTCTGCTTTCTTGTTATATAACGGACACCTTCCAACCTCTCTATACGTAAGTTATGCTCTACATAGCTTGTTACAGAAGAGCCATCATCAGCTACAATAATCTCAAATTCAGTACCACTTTCCACGCACTGACGCTGTAACTCTGTCACCAAAGCTCTACAATGGCAGTTATAAACAGGGAGAAGAATAGACAACATAGCAGATATTAAATAGTTATATTCTTATGTCAAACAGGAAACGCAGGCGTTAATTGGTCTCGAATCGGGACTTGTCAAGCAGACAAAAACAGCCTTTTCATTCGTTATTATCAGCCAATAGGCAGAACAAAGGAGCTGTCTTCCACAAATTATTTTCATGAAAAGAAATTCTTTTTGTCGTGAAAAAAATATTTTTCTTCATGAAAAGAAATATTTCTTTTCATGAAAATAATTCGGAAAAGGGTATTTATCGAAGTCTAAAAGGGGGCTTTAACGGTTTTACTTTGTTAGCTCTTTCCCTCTTAAAAAGCCCCTTAAGCCTTTTTACTCTTTTATCCTTTCAGCCTTCCTAAGTATTCCGCCAACTTCTTTACAGCCCTTGCACGATGAGAAATCTGGTTCTTTATCTCCTCACCTAACTCTGCAAAGCTCTTGTCATAACCCTCTGGAATGAAGATAGGGTCATATCCGAAGCCCTCCTTACCATGCTTCTCCGTAGCGATTCTACCCTCTACCTTACCCTCAAACTGGTGTTCTACACCATCAATGATAAGCGAGATAATAGTGCGAAAGCAGGCCTTACGATTGGCTTTCCCTTCTAAGTTTGTCAACAGCTTACGCATATTCGCCTCGCTATCGTGGTCGGTTCCCTCTGCATAACGAGCTGAATGCACGCCGGGTTCACCACCGAGTGCCTCCACCTCAAGTCCTGTATCATCGGCAAAACAGTTCTGACCATAGTGTTCAACGACGTAAGAAGACTTCTGACGTGCATTCTCCTCCAGTGTTGCCCCAGTCTCAGGGATATCCTCATGACAACCAATCTCAGCCAAAGAAACGATTTCAAACTCCTTTCCAAGGATGTCCTTTATCTCCTCGAGCTTATGTTTATTATTTGTTGCAAATACTATTTTCATCTTCGTAAATCCTTTCCTTACTATGAAAAAACTATGTTATCACATCAAGACCCTTGTCAACACGACAGGGACCCACCACTCATGTGCTCGCAAAAGATTACAGCCATTGGACACACGAGTCATGTGTCCCTGTGGTATAATATGTGGAACACAGCCCTTCTGCTTATTTATTTCTGTTCATTCGCAGGCTTTTTCATGGCTTCAGCCAACTTCTTTTCCTG
The Prevotella melaninogenica DNA segment above includes these coding regions:
- a CDS encoding non-canonical purine NTP diphosphatase; this encodes MKIVFATNNKHKLEEIKDILGKEFEIVSLAEIGCHEDIPETGATLEENARQKSSYVVEHYGQNCFADDTGLEVEALGGEPGVHSARYAEGTDHDSEANMRKLLTNLEGKANRKACFRTIISLIIDGVEHQFEGKVEGRIATEKHGKEGFGYDPIFIPEGYDKSFAELGEEIKNQISHRARAVKKLAEYLGRLKG